One part of the Nostoc sp. PCC 7120 = FACHB-418 genome encodes these proteins:
- a CDS encoding fimbrial biogenesis chaperone produces MLPKLKNITLGLMGALALGLQPANAVNLGVTPSKFHVDITSKKTSSQAIRILNFDTKPVELKVYVQSWTMTEQNKLQIIPAEEQSLEQWIVFTPSRFTIPPRGSQTVRFAVRPRVKPRSGEHRAILFVEEVPRRDSTAANKGVNLIGKLGIAIYGYTGDIKRVGVLNAVKVETKPKALNAVFDISSQGNGYVNMQGQYTIWPAAQYPGAEATQPIANIGKPETKIPEPVVHAGLLPSTPVLPDSRRQVLLPIKKDLPPGKYVLDIKGDLNGVAIKKGIPFTVPENNPVATNRPRIQPTSEQLRNSLRNSQQRR; encoded by the coding sequence ATGTTACCAAAATTAAAAAATATTACCCTGGGTTTAATGGGAGCATTAGCTCTAGGTTTACAACCTGCAAATGCAGTGAATCTTGGTGTCACACCATCCAAATTTCATGTAGATATTACTAGTAAAAAAACAAGCTCTCAGGCAATTCGCATTTTAAACTTTGATACCAAGCCAGTCGAACTGAAAGTTTATGTGCAGTCGTGGACGATGACTGAACAAAATAAATTACAAATCATTCCTGCTGAGGAACAGTCATTAGAACAATGGATTGTTTTTACTCCCTCTCGATTTACAATTCCCCCTCGTGGTTCTCAAACTGTTCGCTTTGCGGTTCGTCCTAGAGTTAAACCTAGATCTGGTGAACATAGAGCGATTCTTTTTGTGGAAGAAGTGCCAAGACGTGATAGTACTGCCGCCAATAAAGGTGTAAATTTAATTGGTAAATTAGGGATAGCGATTTACGGATATACCGGAGATATTAAGCGAGTTGGTGTGTTGAATGCTGTCAAAGTAGAAACTAAGCCAAAGGCGCTTAATGCCGTATTTGATATTTCTAGCCAGGGTAACGGATATGTGAATATGCAAGGTCAATACACTATTTGGCCGGCGGCTCAATATCCTGGTGCAGAAGCTACCCAACCCATAGCTAATATAGGTAAACCAGAAACAAAAATACCTGAGCCTGTGGTACATGCAGGATTATTACCTTCAACACCTGTATTACCTGATAGTCGTCGCCAAGTTTTATTACCCATTAAAAAGGATTTACCACCCGGTAAATATGTGTTGGATATCAAGGGAGATTTGAATGGCGTAGCGATTAAAAAAGGCATACCATTTACAGTGCCAGAAAATAATCCAGTTGCTACTAATCGTCCTCGGATTCAACCTACATCTGAGCAACTCAGAAATTCACTGAGAAATTCTCAACAACGCAGATAG
- a CDS encoding carboxypeptidase regulatory-like domain-containing protein, whose product MFYQPATPPQIVPILQPESSSCKALSDVSVNNENKVVFGNIPTPSPPETLAPEFSDGGLQNICYEGGLNKNIKWQHINASIAITENPVDKNLLEVSNKKISQSNYLEKPQKIFIKKQDNRDLPTLENVGLEDTNIAQNNVVIPQEYKNSKNNTGRVIPAEEKQALSDVNLIAQDPKASSEKNNPQTNAPAPIDNILANAKTLLVAVFVNEREIGTLEVIPENNSLLIPLEDFAQITGLELEKNNEIIQLKTPLGVINITETDVRKIDGVTYISELFLKERLLTNLELKTTDLALNVDLPWLRRSQSNNQAIDLQPEVKAPSSGLSSLRQELGYYNNSGRTNWRSSTLLGGRLAGGAWRLRLDNNFVDRPDLTEYFFFKRSGRMLYQLGRQQISLGPLFSGVNFTGAQVGYTNLPADRFNTNFSASELLPRRSQPVQTFRGVVSPASFVQLRVSGIIVAQQQVGLSGEYEFLDINLPSSQSSDIELLVFDRNNLGVPIEIRSLRLNASDLLLPAGGNVQIAGLGLTGNWIQNNLFDDFSAPEVGRFTGFYQVRQGLSDNFSVEGSVQLLPETTQAQAGFAWRLAPPVILSANVGTSRGELGYAANLDVKLERWQILGTSEFYPQGYFYRNQFLDRQNHSIDVKHSFSNNFELGVIARSFSNQSNSNNYILPTFAFRPLPNLSLRGSPDYFGRYSLNAFYRPTNNTRLSFNSLGDIYTTNFGYNFSQQYLLSFGTESGADLPTRYTLILNRSASSLSGLSWRLGLGYRDGEVGPVVGASMRILPGLLASIDYQGIPSRNRNIFGSIGDDRLTISLISDLSFAGGRVTPSQYSSINKDRGAIAGRIVVEGGRDGTDLSGGLVQVFNNRGRSVGGARIDSQGNFFVGNLREGNYIVQLDPDELPIEVSLRKTSIVAEVAGAAVTQLDFPVRLEYGVAGRITDISGQPMSEVEVELIDVEGKQVTTAMTDQFGLYRIDGLPVGKYTLRVPKQVNVTNSEDLPQLEVAISKDFIYDQNLRLPISAAVKQIPNDLNIPKP is encoded by the coding sequence ATGTTCTACCAACCTGCAACACCTCCCCAGATAGTTCCAATTTTACAGCCTGAAAGTAGCTCTTGTAAGGCGTTATCAGATGTTAGTGTCAATAATGAAAATAAAGTAGTTTTCGGAAACATACCAACACCCAGTCCACCAGAAACATTAGCACCTGAATTTTCTGATGGTGGGTTACAGAATATTTGTTATGAAGGGGGACTGAACAAAAATATAAAATGGCAGCATATTAATGCCAGTATTGCAATAACTGAAAATCCTGTAGATAAGAATCTCCTAGAAGTATCCAACAAGAAAATAAGTCAGTCCAATTATTTAGAAAAACCACAAAAAATCTTTATTAAAAAACAGGATAATAGGGATTTACCTACCTTGGAAAACGTAGGTCTAGAGGATACGAACATAGCTCAAAATAATGTTGTAATTCCTCAAGAATATAAAAATAGCAAAAATAATACGGGAAGGGTAATTCCTGCTGAAGAAAAGCAGGCTTTAAGTGATGTTAATTTAATTGCTCAAGACCCTAAAGCTTCAAGTGAAAAAAATAATCCACAAACAAATGCGCCAGCACCAATAGATAATATTTTAGCAAATGCTAAAACTTTGTTGGTGGCAGTATTTGTCAATGAGCGTGAAATCGGTACTTTAGAAGTCATACCAGAAAACAATAGCTTACTTATTCCCCTTGAGGATTTTGCTCAAATTACTGGTTTAGAACTAGAAAAAAATAATGAGATAATTCAACTCAAGACACCATTAGGTGTGATAAATATTACAGAGACTGATGTAAGAAAAATTGATGGTGTTACTTATATTAGTGAACTGTTTTTAAAAGAAAGATTACTAACAAATCTAGAACTAAAAACAACAGACTTAGCTTTAAATGTTGATTTACCTTGGTTGAGACGTAGTCAGTCTAATAACCAAGCTATTGATCTACAACCAGAAGTGAAAGCTCCTAGCAGTGGTTTATCTAGCTTAAGGCAAGAATTAGGTTATTACAACAATTCTGGCAGAACTAATTGGCGAAGTTCTACACTTTTAGGTGGACGTTTAGCAGGTGGGGCGTGGCGTTTACGGTTAGATAATAATTTTGTTGACAGACCTGATTTAACTGAATATTTTTTCTTTAAACGCTCAGGGCGAATGCTTTATCAATTAGGTCGCCAACAAATTTCACTAGGTCCTTTATTCAGTGGGGTAAATTTTACTGGAGCGCAAGTTGGTTACACAAATCTTCCGGCAGATAGATTTAATACAAATTTCAGTGCTAGTGAACTTTTACCCAGGCGTTCTCAACCTGTACAAACATTTCGTGGGGTAGTTTCTCCTGCTAGTTTTGTTCAGTTAAGAGTGAGTGGAATTATTGTTGCTCAACAACAGGTAGGATTAAGTGGTGAATACGAATTTTTAGATATTAATTTACCTAGTAGCCAAAGCAGCGATATTGAACTTTTGGTATTTGACCGGAATAATCTAGGTGTACCTATTGAAATTCGTTCTTTAAGGCTGAATGCTTCTGATTTATTACTACCAGCCGGTGGGAATGTGCAGATAGCAGGTTTAGGTTTAACTGGTAACTGGATACAAAATAATTTATTTGATGATTTTAGCGCTCCGGAGGTTGGTAGGTTTACTGGTTTTTATCAGGTGCGTCAAGGTCTTTCTGACAACTTTAGTGTGGAAGGCTCTGTACAATTATTACCTGAGACAACGCAAGCACAAGCAGGTTTTGCTTGGCGTTTAGCACCGCCGGTAATTCTTTCTGCAAACGTGGGAACTTCTCGCGGTGAGTTAGGTTATGCAGCGAATTTAGATGTGAAGTTAGAGCGCTGGCAGATTTTGGGAACTTCTGAATTTTATCCACAAGGTTATTTCTATAGAAATCAATTTCTTGATCGTCAAAATCACAGTATAGATGTTAAGCATAGCTTTAGTAACAACTTTGAATTAGGAGTAATCGCCAGAAGTTTCAGCAATCAAAGTAATTCCAATAACTATATTTTGCCAACTTTTGCCTTCCGCCCATTGCCTAACTTATCTTTAAGAGGTTCCCCAGATTATTTTGGTCGCTATTCATTGAATGCTTTTTATAGACCAACAAATAACACTAGACTATCTTTTAATTCTTTAGGTGATATCTATACAACAAATTTTGGCTATAACTTTAGCCAACAGTATTTGTTATCTTTTGGTACTGAATCTGGTGCTGATTTACCGACTCGCTACACTTTGATATTGAATCGTAGTGCTTCTAGTCTTTCTGGGTTGAGTTGGCGCTTGGGCTTGGGATATAGAGATGGGGAAGTAGGCCCAGTTGTCGGTGCTAGTATGCGGATATTGCCAGGGTTACTCGCATCTATTGATTATCAAGGTATTCCCTCTAGAAATAGAAACATTTTTGGTAGTATTGGTGACGATCGCCTGACTATATCACTCATATCAGACTTATCTTTCGCGGGTGGCAGAGTTACACCATCTCAATATAGCTCCATCAATAAAGATAGAGGTGCGATCGCTGGCAGAATAGTGGTAGAAGGTGGCAGAGATGGTACAGACCTTAGTGGTGGCCTAGTCCAAGTCTTCAATAACCGAGGTCGCAGTGTTGGCGGTGCAAGAATTGACTCTCAAGGTAACTTCTTTGTGGGTAATTTGCGAGAAGGTAATTACATAGTGCAGCTTGACCCAGATGAGTTACCAATAGAAGTTTCCCTGCGAAAAACTTCCATTGTGGCTGAAGTCGCAGGTGCAGCTGTAACTCAGTTAGATTTCCCCGTCAGATTAGAGTATGGTGTGGCAGGTAGAATTACTGATATATCAGGTCAACCAATGTCAGAAGTCGAAGTAGAACTAATTGACGTTGAAGGTAAACAAGTTACTACAGCCATGACTGACCAATTTGGTCTTTACCGGATAGATGGTCTACCTGTGGGTAAATACACCCTGCGCGTTCCCAAACAAGTAAACGTAACTAATAGTGAAGATCTCCCGCAACTAGAAGTAGCAATTAGTAAAGATTTCATCTACGACCAAAATCTACGCTTACCAATTTCCGCAGCAGTTAAGCAAATACCCAATGATTTAAATATTCCCAAACCTTAG